AAATTTCTGTGCCTGCTGCAATAAGCGATCGCTAATGGAATCACACACCGATTCACATAGTTCAAACACCAACGGATCAACAATCTCATAATAAGCACTGACGCCACTGGGGGTGCGGGAGAGAAGACCCGCCTGAGTCAACACCTTTAAATGCTTGGAAAGATTGGCCTGTCCAAGCCCTGTCGCATCCACTAGATCATTAACCGTCATGGGGCCTGATCTAAGGTTGCTGAGGATCTGCAAGCGGCTGACCTCTGAAAGAACCTTAAAATA
The genomic region above belongs to Acaryochloris sp. CCMEE 5410 and contains:
- a CDS encoding helix-turn-helix transcriptional regulator, translating into MSDIVDKQVSPEVLVAVADYFKVLSEVSRLQILSNLRSGPMTVNDLVDATGLGQANLSKHLKVLTQAGLLSRTPSGVSAYYEIVDPLVFELCESVCDSISDRLLQQAQKFNQFKSFSKSS